The following coding sequences are from one Apteryx mantelli isolate bAptMan1 chromosome 36, bAptMan1.hap1, whole genome shotgun sequence window:
- the LOC106492232 gene encoding beta-1,3-galactosyltransferase 2-like, giving the protein MKYAASLRVLLLPTFVSLALLGLRLQQGAEEPFTALPEVAGAGVPLRRPAWAWQEASRSNGTAEPAARRHPLQPPYPYPYRFLLNEPHKCRDRTPFLVLLVVTEPWDTAGRHAVRQTWGNESGVPGASVLRLFLTGVHPVFGQPLQQVLQEESALHHDLLQQDFLDTYNNLTLKTLMGLEWVSKHCPNASYVVKADQDVFLNLGYLVRRLLQPQLPPKRDFMTGYVYRNTGPLRNKAYKWYVPPEVYPNETYPPYCGGPAYVLSGDLARKVYAVAQTLPLINMEDSFVGICLHALGVRVTDGPWGLFNMYKVAYDKCKFSRLVMVHHYSPKELLELWPHFQGPGPACPP; this is encoded by the coding sequence ATGAAGTACGCGGCGAGCCtgcgggtgctgctgctgcccaccttCGTCTCGCTggcgctgctggggctgcggctgcagcAGGGCGCCGAGGAGCCCTTCACCGCGCTGCCAGAGGTGGCCGGCGCCGGGGTCCCGCTGCGGCGGCCGGCCTGGGCCTGGCAGGAGGCGTCGCGGAGCAACGGCACAGCCGAGCCGGCAGCCCGCCGGCACCCGCTGCAGcccccctacccctacccctaccgcTTCCTGCTCAACGAGCCCCACAAGTGCCGGGACCGGACGCCCTTCCTGGTGCTGCTGGTGGTGACGGAGCCGTGGGACACGGCCGGGCGGCACGCCGTGCGGCAGACCTGGGGCAACGAGAGCGGCGTGCCCGGCGCCTCCGTGCTGCGGCTCTTCCTCACCGGCGTGCACCCGGTGTTTGGGCAGCCGCTGCAGCAGGTGCTGCAGGAGGAGAGCGCGCTGCACCACGACCTGCTGCAGCAGGACTTCCTGGACACCTACAACAACCTGACGCTGAAGACGCTGATGGGCCTGGAGTGGGTGAGCAAGCACTGCCCCAACGCCAGCTACGTGGTGAAGGCAGACCAGGACGTCTTCCTCAACCTGGGCTACCTGgtgcggcggctgctgcagccccagctgccccccaagCGGGACTTCATGACAGGTTACGTCTACCGCAACACGGGGCCGCTGCGCAACAAGGCCTACAAGTGGTACGTGCCGCCGGAGGTGTACCCCAACGAGACGTACCCGCCGTACTGCGGCGGGCCCGCCTACGTGCTCTCGGGCGACCTGGCGCGCAAGGTCTACGCCGTGGCCCAGACCCTGCCGCTCATCAACATGGAGGACTCCTTCGTGGGCATCTGCCTGCACGCGCTGGGCGTCCGCGTCACCGACGGCCCCTGGGGCCTCTTCAACATGTACAAGGTGGCCTACGACAAGTGCAAGTTCTCCAGGCTGGTCATGGTGCACCACTACAGCCCCAAGGAGCTGCTCGAGCTCTGGCCCCACTTCCAGGGGCCAGGGCCGGCTTGTCCCCCCTAG
- the ILF3 gene encoding LOW QUALITY PROTEIN: interleukin enhancer-binding factor 3 (The sequence of the model RefSeq protein was modified relative to this genomic sequence to represent the inferred CDS: inserted 1 base in 1 codon), with the protein MRPMRIFVNDDRHVMAKHSAVYPTQEELEAVQNMVSHTERALKAVSDWIDEQEKVSGEQPEQETMETAAEEENKEGGDQKATEQLTRTLRGVMRVGLVAKGLLLKGDLDLELVLLCKDKPTTDLLEKVADNLGVQLAAITEDKYEIIQSVGDAAIIIKNTKEPSLTLTIHLTSPVVREEMEKQLAGETLSVNDSPDVLDRQKCLAALASLRHAKWFQARANGLKSCVIVIRVLRDLCTRVPTWAPLRGWPLELLCEKSIGTANRPMGAGEALRRVLECLASGIVMPDGSGIYDPCEKEATDAIGHLDRQQREDITQSAQHALRLAAFGQLHKVLGMDPLPSKMPKKPKNENPVDYTVQIPPSTTYAVTPMKRPMEEDGEEKSPSKKKKKIQKKGIELTREEKLEPPQAMNALMKLNQLKPGLQYKLVSQTGPVHAPIFTMSVEIDGSTFEASGPSKKTAKLHVAVKVLQDMGLPTGVEGKESGKGDESAEETEQKPVVVAPPPVVETVSTPSAASPPSDQTSENVKQQGPILTKHGKNPVMELNEKRRGLKYELISETGGSHDKRFVMEVEVDGQKFQGAGSNKKVAKAYAALAALEKLFPDAPVAIEQNKKKRAPVPARGGPKFAVKQHNPGFGMGGPMHNEVPPPPNMRGRGRGGNIRGRGRGRGGFGGNHGGYMNAGAGYGSYGYGGNSATAGYSQFYSNGGHSNSGSGGGGGGGGSSGYGSYYQGGDNYNSPVPPKHGGKKQQHGGQQKPSYGSGYQSHQGQQQQSYNQNQYSNYGPPQGKQKGYNHGQGNYSSYSNSYNSPGGGGSDYNYESKFSYGGNSGRGGGGNNYSGGASYNTGSHGGYGGGSGGGGSSYQGKQGGYSSQSNYNSPGSGQNYSGPPXFLSSFPRWLRQKRSQHELSVQIKQPFLCGCEVLLPSALAHPLNIQFYCITVNT; encoded by the exons ATG CGACCAATGCGTATTTTTGTGAACGATGACCGCCACGTGATGGCAAAACATTCAGCCGTTTACCCGACTCAAGAAGAACTGGAGGCAGTTCAGAATATGGTGTCCCACACAGAACGGGCGCTCAAAGCCGTTTCTGACTGGATTGACGAACAGGAAAAAGTCAGCGGGGAGCAGCCAGAACAAGAGACCATGGAGACGGCGGCTGAAGAGGAGAACAAAGAAGGAGG GGATCAGAAGGCTACAGAACAGTTGACTAGGACCCTTCGTGGAGTGATGCGTGTAGGGCTTGTAGCAAAAGGCCTGTTACTGAAGGGGGACTTGGATCTTGAGCTAGTTCTTTTGTGCAAAGATAAGCCCACAACAGATCTCCTGGAGAAAGTAGCTGACAATCTTGGAGTACAGCTTGCT GCTATTACCGAAGACAAATATGAAATAATCCAGTCAGTTGGTGATGCTGCAATTATAATTAAGAATACAAAAGAGCCGTCATTGACACTGACCATCCATTTGACGTCGCCTGTTGtcagagaagaaatggagaaacaGTTAGCTGGAG AAACGCTATCAGTCAACGACTCCCCGGACGTTCTGGACAGGCAGAAATGCCTTGCTGCCTTGGCGTCACTCCGACACGCCAAGTGGTTCCAG GCCAGGGCTAATGGTTTGAAGTCGTGCGTCATAGTCATTCGGGTTTTGAGAGATCTGTGTACTCGGGTTCCTACTTGGGCCCCACTAAGAGGATGg CCTCTAGAGCTACTCTGTGAAAAATCTATAGGAACTGCTAATAGACCAATGGGAGCTGGCGAGGCTCTGAGGAGAGTTCTCGAATGCCTCGCATCAGGAATCGTTATGCCAG ATGGTTCTGGTATTTATGATCCTTGTGAAAAAGAAGCCACTGATGCTATTGGGCATCTAGACAGACAACAAAGGGAAGATATCACACAGAGTGCTCAG CACGCTCTGAGACTTGCTGCTTTTGGCCAGCTTCACAAGGTCTTGGGGATGGATCCCCTACCTTCCAAAATGCCCAAGAAACCAAAGAATGAAAACCCCGTTGACTACACTG TCCAGATTCCTCCCAGTACAACATATGCCGTTACCCCAATGAAGCGTCCtatggaggaggatggagaggagaagtctcccagcaaaaagaaaaagaagattcaGAAAAAAGGTATTGAGTTAACGAGAG AGGAAAAACTTGAACCTCCCCAGGCCATGAATGCACTGATGAAACTAAACCAGCTAAAACCTGGACTCCAGTACAAACTTGTGTCTCAGACTGGTCCTGTTCATGCTCCTATTTTTACAATGTCTGTGGAAATTGATGGCAGCACATTTGAGGCATCAGGACCTTCCAAAAAGACAGCCAAATTGCATGTAGCAGTGAAG GTGTTGCAAGATATGGGCTTACCCACGGGAGTGGAAGGCAAAGAGTCTGGAAAGGGAGATGAATCAGCAGAGGAAACGGAACAGAAACCAGTTGTTGTTGCTCCTCCTCCTGTAGTGGAAACAGTCTCTACACCCAgtgctgcttctcctccttcaGATCAAACCTCAGAG AATGTGAAACAACAGGGACCAATTCTGACAAAGCATGGCAAGAATCCTGTGATGGAACTAAACGAGAAAAGACGTGGGCTGAAATATGAACTGATTTCAGAAACAGGTGGCAGTCATGACAAGCGCTTTGTCATGGAG GTGGAGGTTGATGGGCAGAAGTTTCAAGGAGCCGGTTCAAATAAAAAGGTGGCAAAAGCCTATGCTGCTCTGGCTGCGTTAGAGAAGTTGTTTCCAGATGCCCCTGTTGCCATTgagcaaaacaagaagaaaagagccCCTGTGCCTGCCAGGGGAGGACCCAAGTTTGCAGTAAAA CAGCATAATCCGGGTTTCGGAATGGGAGGCCCCATGCACAACGAAGTACCCCCTCCGCCCAACATGCGTGGTCGTGGAAGAGGCGGCAATATCCGAGGCCGTGGGAGAGGCAGGGGTGGATTTGGTGGCAATCACGGTGGCTACATGAATGCAG GTGCTGGATATGGAAGCTATGGTTATGGAGGAAATTCCGCGACAGCAGGCTATA GCCAGTTCTATAGCAATGGTGGCCACTCCAACTCCGGGAGTGGCGgcggaggtggtggtggtggctccTCCGGGTATGGATCCTACTATCAAGGTGGCGATAACTACAATTCCCCCGTTCCTCCGAAACACGGTGGGAAGAAACAGCAGCACGGAGGACAGCAAAAACCTTCCTATGGGTCAGGGTATCAGTCCCACCAAGGCCAGCAACAGCAGTCATACAACCAAAATCAGTACAGTAACTACGGCCCACCTCAAGGCAAACAGAAAGGGTATAATCACGGCCAAGGCAACTATTCTTCATACTCCAATTCTTACAACTCACCTGGTGGTGGAGGCTCAGATTACAACTATGAGAGCAAATTCA gttaCGGTGGCAACAGTggccgcggaggaggaggaaataaCTATTCAGGAGGTGCCTCATACAATACTGGTTCACATGGTGGCTATGGGGGAGGATCTGGGGGCGGAGGGTCCTCTTACCAAGGTAAGCAAG GTGGATATTCTTCACAGTCCAACTACAACTCCCCCGGTTCAGGCCAAAATTACAGCGGCCCCC AGTTCCTATCAAGCTTCCCAAGGTGGCTACGGCAGAAACGATCACAGCATGAATTATCAGTACAGATAAAGCAGCCCTTCCTCTGTGGGTGTGAAGTTTTGTTACCTTCCGCACTTGCGCACCCTTTGAATATTCAGTTTTATTGCATCACAGTAAACACGTAA